A region from the Hypericibacter adhaerens genome encodes:
- a CDS encoding LOG family protein, whose protein sequence is MTASITSLCVYCGSAEGRDPAYRDIAERLGRHMAANHVRLIYGGGRVGLMGVIADAVKASGGHVTGIIPDFLEAREVGNREIDELRVVNSMHARKQLMFELSDAFCMMPGGFGTLEEFFEVITWRQLGQHDKPIIVLNEAGYWDPLLKLVEHGRQKGFMADPAPLYEVVDRAEAVIPALSRQPKPRKVGAVSRM, encoded by the coding sequence ATGACAGCTTCGATCACATCCTTGTGCGTCTATTGCGGCTCCGCCGAAGGCCGCGACCCCGCCTATCGCGATATCGCCGAACGGCTGGGACGCCATATGGCGGCGAACCATGTCAGGCTGATCTATGGCGGCGGCCGGGTCGGCCTGATGGGCGTGATCGCCGATGCGGTCAAGGCTTCCGGCGGCCATGTCACGGGCATCATCCCGGATTTCCTCGAGGCGCGGGAAGTGGGCAACCGGGAGATCGACGAGCTGCGCGTGGTGAACAGCATGCATGCGCGCAAGCAGCTGATGTTCGAGCTGTCGGACGCCTTCTGCATGATGCCGGGCGGATTCGGCACGCTGGAGGAATTCTTCGAGGTCATCACCTGGCGCCAGCTCGGCCAGCACGACAAGCCCATCATCGTGCTGAACGAGGCGGGCTATTGGGATCCGCTGCTGAAGCTGGTCGAGCACGGTCGGCAGAAGGGGTTCATGGCCGATCCGGCACCTCTCTACGAGGTGGTCGACCGCGCCGAGGCGGTGATCCCCGCCTTGTCGCGCCAGCCGAAGCCACGAAAGGTCGGCGCGGTCAGCCGGATGTGA
- a CDS encoding fumarylacetoacetate hydrolase family protein produces MLSKHLLHSLNHTRKRLDVKQQASAGDYIFPPQPQPSLPIQGSARLLPVHRIYCVGRNYAEHAIEMGHDPKREPPFFFQKNPDTLVPDGGRFPYPGRSNDVHHEFELVVALGQGGKDIKTGDALDHIFGYAVGLDMTRRDLQGEVKKLGRPWEVGKAFEHAAPCSAVHPAAEIGHPAKGAIWLDVNGERRQSGDLAQLIWSIPEVITHLSALFELKPGDLIFTGTPAGVGPVKRGDRLHGAVEGVGELRIEVV; encoded by the coding sequence ATGCTGTCCAAACACCTGCTCCACTCCCTCAACCACACCCGAAAGCGTCTCGACGTGAAACAGCAAGCTTCAGCCGGCGACTATATCTTTCCGCCCCAGCCCCAGCCGAGCCTGCCGATCCAGGGATCGGCAAGGCTGCTGCCGGTGCACCGCATCTATTGCGTCGGACGGAACTATGCCGAGCACGCGATCGAGATGGGGCACGATCCCAAGCGCGAGCCGCCCTTCTTCTTCCAGAAGAATCCGGACACGCTGGTGCCCGATGGCGGGCGTTTCCCCTATCCCGGGCGTTCGAACGACGTGCATCACGAGTTCGAGCTGGTGGTGGCGCTGGGGCAGGGCGGCAAGGACATCAAGACCGGCGATGCCCTCGACCACATCTTCGGCTATGCGGTCGGCCTCGACATGACGCGGCGCGACCTGCAGGGCGAGGTCAAGAAGCTCGGCCGTCCCTGGGAGGTCGGCAAGGCCTTCGAACATGCGGCCCCTTGCTCCGCCGTTCATCCGGCGGCCGAGATCGGCCATCCGGCGAAGGGTGCCATCTGGCTCGACGTGAATGGCGAACGCCGGCAGTCGGGCGACCTCGCCCAGCTCATCTGGTCGATCCCCGAGGTCATCACCCATCTCTCGGCGCTGTTCGAGCTCAAGCCGGGCGATCTGATCTTCACCGGCACGCCGGCCGGGGTCGGCCCGGTCAAGCGCGGCGACCGGCTCCACGGCGCGGTCGAGGGCGTGGGCGAGCTGCGGATCGAGGTGGTGTAG
- a CDS encoding glycoside hydrolase family 17 protein produces the protein MNRPRAAAARAIAPILGLLVAALAGFGFWWHLGQPVVLTDAPPGKIHCVSYTPFRGSQTPFDRNLHVPAWQIEEDFKILSADVDCVRLYATDQGLDQVLPIAQRYGMKVLIGAWIGRDPEANERQLGDVIRLANQFPDTVRAIIVGNEVLLRGEQTPDTLVKMLTRVKQATGKPVTYADVWEFWLKAPQLANAVDFITIHILPYWEDQPQPVEAGLAHLQAIVEKVRLEIPGKPILIGETGWPSVGREREDATPSLVNQARYLRELMAYVAGEGAGLDYNLIEAFDQPWKRALEGTVGGYWGIFNGDRLAKFPWRGPVSEHPLWLTQFAAASGLGLLLLGVAFVGGYRAGLRGWLAAGLIAEACGSALVLQLGHSWQAAMAPYDYAAEALLLLVSAGSAFVGFRAQGTGRRRTASFASALAWLRRPWQRLDLPTSLALFQGAALVTALALSLGLNFDPRYRDFPIAALFTPAIVFAWLAWTARDRVAPLGQDRREEALLSGLLFVSGLLVAVREGPLNLMALEWSALALLLALPLLPALRSLRVGAAGEPGIGAHQAQQAK, from the coding sequence ATGAACCGCCCGCGGGCGGCGGCAGCGCGCGCGATCGCCCCGATCCTGGGACTGCTGGTGGCCGCCCTCGCCGGCTTCGGCTTCTGGTGGCATCTGGGCCAGCCGGTCGTGCTTACCGACGCGCCGCCGGGTAAGATCCACTGCGTCTCCTACACGCCCTTCCGCGGCAGCCAGACGCCCTTCGACCGCAATCTCCATGTGCCGGCCTGGCAGATCGAGGAGGATTTCAAGATCCTCAGCGCCGATGTCGATTGCGTGCGCCTCTACGCCACCGACCAGGGCCTCGACCAGGTCCTGCCGATCGCCCAGCGCTACGGCATGAAGGTGCTGATCGGCGCCTGGATCGGGCGCGATCCCGAGGCCAACGAGCGCCAGCTCGGCGACGTGATCCGGCTGGCGAACCAGTTCCCCGATACGGTCAGGGCCATCATCGTCGGCAACGAGGTGCTGCTGCGCGGCGAGCAGACGCCGGACACGCTGGTCAAGATGCTGACGCGCGTGAAGCAGGCGACCGGCAAGCCCGTCACCTATGCCGACGTCTGGGAGTTCTGGTTGAAGGCGCCGCAGCTGGCGAACGCGGTCGATTTCATCACGATCCACATCCTGCCCTATTGGGAGGATCAGCCGCAGCCGGTCGAGGCCGGCCTCGCCCATCTCCAGGCGATCGTCGAAAAGGTCCGGCTCGAGATTCCGGGCAAGCCGATCCTGATCGGCGAGACCGGCTGGCCCAGCGTGGGCCGCGAGCGCGAGGACGCCACGCCCAGCCTCGTCAACCAGGCGCGCTACCTGCGCGAGCTCATGGCCTATGTCGCGGGCGAAGGAGCCGGGCTCGACTACAATCTCATTGAGGCGTTCGACCAGCCCTGGAAGCGCGCGCTCGAAGGGACCGTCGGCGGCTATTGGGGGATCTTCAACGGCGACCGCCTGGCAAAATTCCCCTGGCGCGGGCCGGTCAGCGAGCATCCCCTGTGGCTCACCCAGTTCGCGGCGGCAAGCGGGCTCGGCCTGCTGCTCCTGGGTGTGGCTTTCGTCGGCGGCTATCGGGCGGGCCTGCGCGGCTGGCTCGCGGCAGGGCTCATCGCCGAAGCCTGCGGCAGCGCGCTGGTGCTCCAGCTCGGCCATTCCTGGCAGGCGGCGATGGCGCCTTACGACTACGCCGCCGAGGCCCTGCTGCTCCTGGTCAGCGCCGGCAGCGCCTTCGTGGGTTTCCGCGCCCAGGGGACCGGACGGCGCCGGACGGCCTCTTTCGCGTCGGCACTGGCCTGGCTCCGCCGCCCTTGGCAGCGGCTCGATCTGCCGACCAGCCTGGCCCTGTTCCAGGGGGCGGCCCTGGTGACGGCGCTGGCGCTTTCGCTCGGGCTCAATTTCGACCCGCGCTATCGCGACTTCCCGATCGCGGCCCTGTTCACGCCCGCGATCGTCTTTGCCTGGCTCGCCTGGACAGCGCGGGATCGAGTGGCTCCCCTCGGCCAGGATCGGCGCGAAGAGGCCCTGCTCTCCGGGCTGCTGTTCGTTTCGGGATTGCTGGTGGCGGTCCGCGAGGGCCCGCTCAACCTCATGGCGCTCGAATGGTCGGCCCTGGCGCTGCTGCTGGCGCTACCCCTGCTGCCGGCCTTGCGGTCGCTGCGTGTCGGGGCCGCCGGTGAGCCCGGTATCGGCGCGCACCAGGCGCAGCAGGCCAAATAG
- a CDS encoding phosphatidylserine decarboxylase, producing MLDRILVPIHREGWRFAGLFALATLLLWWLWTPLGWLGLIATLWCIYFFRDPPRVTPIRPGLVVAPADGVVQSIESAVPPAELGMPALPLTRIGIFMNVFDVHVNRMPVDGTVLSLSYRPGKFFNASLDKASEFNERQSVRLRTPEGQEFAVVQIAGLVARRIRCDIEADQSVRAGERFGLIRFGSRVDVYLPEGTAPLVVVGQRSVAGETVLADLQSNEPMRRGEMR from the coding sequence TTGCTCGATCGCATCCTGGTTCCCATCCATCGCGAAGGCTGGCGTTTCGCCGGCCTCTTTGCGCTGGCCACGCTGCTGCTGTGGTGGCTGTGGACGCCGTTGGGCTGGCTCGGGCTGATCGCGACCTTGTGGTGCATCTATTTCTTCCGCGATCCGCCGCGCGTGACGCCGATCCGCCCGGGCCTGGTGGTGGCCCCCGCCGATGGCGTGGTGCAGTCGATCGAGTCCGCCGTGCCGCCGGCCGAGCTCGGCATGCCGGCCCTGCCGCTGACGCGGATCGGCATCTTCATGAACGTGTTCGACGTGCATGTGAACCGCATGCCGGTAGACGGGACGGTGCTGTCCCTCAGCTACCGGCCCGGCAAGTTTTTCAATGCCTCGCTCGACAAGGCGAGCGAGTTCAACGAGCGCCAGTCGGTCCGGCTGCGTACGCCCGAAGGCCAGGAGTTCGCGGTGGTGCAGATCGCGGGCCTGGTGGCGCGGCGCATCCGCTGCGATATCGAGGCGGACCAGTCGGTGCGTGCCGGCGAACGCTTCGGCCTGATCCGGTTCGGCAGCCGGGTCGATGTCTATCTGCCCGAGGGCACGGCACCCCTGGTGGTGGTGGGCCAGCGCTCGGTCGCCGGCGAGACCGTCCTCGCCGACCTGCAATCGAACGAACCCATGCGAAGAGGGGAGATGCGCTGA
- the pssA gene encoding CDP-diacylglycerol--serine O-phosphatidyltransferase produces MRRRPGVARLRDQSFNRLIPNILTLLALCAGLTSIRFGLNERWEAAVVAIMIAAILDALDGRIARLLDSTSKFGAELDSLSDFVSFGVAPALLLYFWNLSEVGAPGWVAVLLYCVCCGLRLARFNTKLDNTDLPAWTGRFFMGVPAPAAAGLVLVPMVANLAVGPGYFDSPWLAGLVAVVVAGLMVSRLPTYSFKRIKVPQHFVLPTLLIVGVLAAFLASSPWLTLLGICGLYLCSIPLSWLSYRKLAGTGPASPAAPPPAMDEADLDEHDELPPR; encoded by the coding sequence ATGCGCAGGCGTCCTGGGGTCGCGCGGCTGCGCGACCAGTCCTTCAACCGGCTGATCCCCAACATCCTGACGCTGCTGGCGCTCTGTGCGGGCCTCACCAGCATCCGCTTCGGCCTGAACGAGCGCTGGGAGGCCGCGGTGGTGGCGATCATGATCGCGGCCATCCTCGATGCGCTCGACGGGCGGATCGCCCGGCTGCTCGACAGCACCAGCAAGTTCGGCGCCGAGCTCGATTCCCTGTCCGATTTCGTCAGCTTCGGCGTGGCGCCGGCGCTGCTGCTCTATTTCTGGAACCTGTCCGAGGTCGGCGCCCCGGGCTGGGTCGCGGTGCTGCTCTATTGCGTCTGCTGCGGCCTCCGGCTCGCGCGCTTCAACACCAAGCTCGACAACACCGATCTGCCTGCCTGGACGGGGCGCTTCTTCATGGGCGTGCCGGCTCCGGCCGCGGCGGGCCTGGTGCTGGTGCCGATGGTCGCGAACCTCGCGGTCGGGCCCGGCTATTTCGACAGCCCCTGGCTGGCGGGCCTGGTCGCGGTGGTGGTGGCGGGGCTCATGGTCAGCCGCCTGCCGACCTATTCCTTCAAGCGCATCAAGGTGCCCCAGCATTTCGTGCTGCCCACGCTGCTGATCGTGGGCGTGCTGGCGGCCTTCCTCGCCTCGAGCCCCTGGCTCACGCTCCTCGGCATCTGCGGGCTCTATCTCTGCTCGATCCCCTTGAGCTGGCTTTCCTACCGGAAGCTCGCCGGCACGGGGCCCGCATCGCCCGCGGCCCCGCCCCCGGCGATGGATGAGGCCGATCTCGACGAGCATGACGAGCTGCCGCCGCGCTGA
- a CDS encoding VIT1/CCC1 transporter family protein translates to MNDKSQISAAASEHRYRTNLQGEVDGAQLYRSLADAEPDPRIAEVYRRLAAVEEAHGEFWRRKLEGLGKRTTHLRAGWRTRALGWLARRFGPEFVLPVITGLEQVDVGHYDTQPEAAAGGLPQAERSHARILAAIAGGPKGGLPGSTLARIEGRHHTGGNALRAAVLGANDGLVSNLSLVMGVAGAAVESHTLLITGLAGLVAGACSMAMGEWLSVNSARELYQQQISTEAGELEQAPDEEKEEIILIYQSKGLSEKQAKALADQLMANKDTALDTLVREELGIDPDELGGSAWAAAGTSFCLFACGAIFPILGLLFLSGDPALWVGLAASGAALFAIGAGTSLFTGRGVLFSGARQLLIGFAAAGVTFVIGRLVGVSLGG, encoded by the coding sequence ATGAACGACAAGTCTCAGATCTCCGCCGCCGCCTCCGAACACCGCTACCGCACCAATCTCCAGGGCGAGGTGGACGGCGCGCAGCTCTACCGATCGCTGGCCGATGCCGAGCCCGATCCCAGGATCGCCGAGGTTTATCGGCGGCTCGCGGCGGTCGAGGAAGCGCATGGCGAGTTCTGGCGGCGCAAGCTCGAGGGGCTGGGCAAACGGACCACGCATCTCAGGGCCGGCTGGCGGACGCGGGCGCTGGGCTGGCTCGCGCGCCGCTTCGGGCCCGAATTCGTGCTGCCGGTGATCACCGGGTTGGAGCAGGTCGATGTCGGCCATTACGACACCCAGCCGGAGGCGGCGGCCGGCGGCCTGCCGCAGGCCGAGCGCTCTCACGCACGGATCCTGGCCGCGATCGCGGGCGGGCCGAAGGGCGGCTTGCCCGGGTCGACGCTGGCGCGGATCGAAGGGCGGCATCACACCGGCGGCAACGCGCTGCGGGCCGCGGTGCTCGGCGCCAATGACGGGCTCGTCTCCAATCTGAGCCTGGTGATGGGCGTGGCCGGGGCGGCGGTCGAATCCCATACGCTGCTGATCACGGGGCTGGCCGGGCTCGTCGCGGGCGCCTGCTCGATGGCGATGGGCGAATGGCTCTCCGTCAACAGCGCACGCGAGCTCTACCAGCAGCAGATCTCCACCGAAGCCGGCGAGCTGGAGCAGGCGCCCGACGAGGAGAAGGAAGAGATCATCCTCATCTATCAGTCCAAGGGCCTCAGCGAAAAGCAGGCCAAGGCGCTCGCCGATCAGCTGATGGCGAACAAGGACACGGCACTCGACACGCTGGTGCGCGAGGAGCTGGGCATCGATCCGGACGAGCTCGGCGGCTCGGCCTGGGCGGCGGCCGGCACCTCCTTCTGCCTCTTCGCCTGCGGCGCGATCTTCCCGATCCTCGGGCTGCTGTTCCTGTCGGGCGATCCCGCCTTATGGGTAGGCCTGGCTGCGAGCGGCGCGGCCCTGTTCGCGATCGGTGCCGGCACCAGCCTCTTCACCGGACGGGGCGTCCTGTTCTCGGGCGCCCGCCAGCTCCTCATCGGCTTTGCCGCGGCGGGCGTCACCTTCGTGATCGGCCGGCTCGTCGGCGTCAGCCTGGGCGGTTGA
- a CDS encoding LysM peptidoglycan-binding domain-containing protein, with protein MNRVLLIVILGAAVVAAALVLQFTINRQSSDEPTAPAATEQAASAPANETSTTTATTETPAPETVKPSFDVVRVKPTGETVIAGRALPGAQVTISDNGEVLGQVTADERGEWVFLPDKPLAPGSHQLSLSAVPPGGGAATQSDDVVVAVVPQPGTNLAGQTGGGTGEALAVIVPRDGGAATQVVQLPSTSSPSLTPATPDTAAPRMGALSLDTVDYDNHGDIIVGGHAEPGVEVRIYLDNELLGRALAGADGRWELRPDQPVQPGLHTLRADQLNNDSKVTARVETPFERAEPGNLAETQSTANSVVVQPGNSLWRMARRSYGSGWQYSVIYEANKDQIRDPDLIYPGQVFKLPPPASTN; from the coding sequence TTGAACCGCGTTCTTCTTATCGTGATCCTGGGTGCGGCCGTGGTGGCGGCGGCGCTGGTCCTGCAATTCACGATCAATCGCCAGAGCAGCGACGAGCCGACCGCACCGGCCGCAACGGAACAGGCAGCAAGCGCGCCGGCCAACGAAACCTCGACGACAACCGCCACCACCGAGACGCCGGCGCCGGAGACGGTGAAGCCCAGCTTCGACGTGGTGCGCGTGAAGCCCACCGGCGAGACCGTGATCGCGGGCCGCGCCTTGCCGGGCGCCCAGGTCACCATCAGCGACAATGGCGAGGTGCTGGGGCAGGTCACGGCCGATGAGCGTGGCGAATGGGTCTTCCTGCCGGACAAGCCGCTGGCGCCGGGCAGCCATCAGCTCTCTCTTTCGGCGGTGCCGCCCGGGGGCGGGGCCGCCACGCAATCGGACGATGTCGTGGTCGCGGTCGTGCCGCAGCCTGGCACCAACCTCGCGGGCCAGACGGGCGGCGGCACCGGCGAGGCGCTCGCCGTCATCGTGCCGCGCGATGGCGGTGCCGCCACCCAGGTCGTGCAGCTGCCTTCGACCTCGTCCCCGTCCTTGACGCCGGCCACGCCCGATACGGCAGCACCCCGCATGGGTGCGCTGTCGCTGGATACGGTCGATTACGACAATCACGGCGACATCATCGTCGGCGGCCATGCCGAGCCCGGCGTCGAGGTCAGGATCTATCTCGACAACGAGCTCCTGGGCCGTGCGCTCGCGGGCGCCGATGGCCGGTGGGAGCTGCGGCCCGACCAGCCGGTGCAGCCGGGGCTCCATACGCTGCGTGCCGATCAGCTCAACAACGACAGCAAGGTGACGGCGCGGGTCGAGACGCCGTTCGAGCGCGCCGAGCCTGGCAACCTCGCCGAGACCCAGTCGACGGCCAACAGTGTCGTGGTCCAGCCCGGCAACAGCTTGTGGCGCATGGCGCGGCGCAGCTATGGCAGCGGCTGGCAGTATTCGGTCATCTATGAGGCGAACAAGGACCAGATCCGCGATCCGGACCTGATCTATCCCGGCCAGGTGTTCAAGCTGCCGCCGCCGGCCAGCACGAACTGA
- a CDS encoding glycosyltransferase: MRISNWIIGLVTAAFFAGAWGITNRPVEEQPWRGELRGLSFAPYNDAHNPMTKVDPTPEEISKDLKAVASVARSVRTYTTEGVMMQVPRLAWKQGLTVTAGAWIGPDLDANKREITNLIDMTRSNGNITQLIVGNESVLRGDVTVPELMQYIRAVKALTPLPVSTAEPWHVWLAHPELADQVDFIAVHILPFWEGIDADQALQFVMERLEDLERKFPNKRVVISEIGWPSEGLTRKDAVASPVNQGLFLRRFLTIAKERNLDYFVIEAFDQPWKMQVEGGVGAYWGIFDADRHLKPALDGVLMNRPDWPWLSLATLAIGLPFVLWLLRQELGLKRRGRLFLAILAQGAVSATVWIYAAYSGLYLTDLDIGVLSVIAPATLLLLGIFLTEGIEMVECLWRGSSHRRLAPPALPADAPLPMVSIHVPCRNEPADMMIRTIKALERLDYPNYEVLIIDNNSTDDSCWQPVEVYCRNLGPNIRFFHLPKWPGFKAGALNFALAHTNPEAQIVATIDSDYEVSREWLKDLVGHFSDPQVALVQAPQDYRDGKDDIFKRLCFWEYAGFFHLGMKSRDEHNAIIQHGTMALIRKAALERVGGWAEWCITEDAELGLRLFEAGYRAVYTEKSYGKGLMPDSFDAFRKQRYRWAYGAMQIMKTHWRELLPWGERKLTRAQRYQFVAGWLPWIADGFQLLFVALALVWTAGMILLPQFIEPPLTLFLIVTLGMFAFKVGKSLWLYTQRVPCTLLERLGASLAGLALAHTVAKAVWRGTFTANLPFMRTPKLENQPAFIRGLLAAWEETLIAALLIGSGVLIMMTRGVIEPAAKLWAMLLFVQALPFATALLLSMINALPLGQRRRVSLPMAAAEQAKSPAAE, translated from the coding sequence ATGCGCATTTCAAACTGGATCATTGGACTCGTCACAGCGGCTTTCTTCGCCGGCGCCTGGGGCATCACCAATCGTCCCGTCGAGGAGCAGCCCTGGCGCGGCGAGCTGCGCGGGTTGTCCTTCGCGCCGTACAACGACGCGCACAATCCCATGACGAAGGTCGATCCGACGCCGGAGGAGATCTCGAAGGATCTGAAGGCCGTCGCCAGCGTCGCGCGCTCGGTGCGCACCTACACCACCGAAGGCGTGATGATGCAGGTGCCGCGGCTCGCCTGGAAGCAGGGCCTGACCGTCACGGCAGGCGCCTGGATCGGGCCCGATCTCGACGCCAACAAGCGCGAGATCACGAACCTGATCGACATGACGCGCAGCAACGGCAACATCACCCAGCTCATCGTCGGCAACGAGTCCGTGCTGCGCGGCGACGTCACGGTGCCGGAGCTCATGCAGTACATCCGCGCGGTCAAGGCGCTGACGCCGCTCCCGGTCTCGACCGCCGAGCCCTGGCATGTCTGGCTCGCCCATCCCGAGCTCGCCGACCAGGTCGACTTCATCGCCGTCCATATCCTGCCCTTCTGGGAAGGGATCGACGCCGATCAGGCCCTGCAGTTCGTGATGGAGCGGCTCGAGGATCTCGAGCGCAAGTTCCCGAACAAGCGCGTCGTGATCTCGGAAATCGGCTGGCCTTCGGAAGGCCTGACCCGCAAGGACGCGGTCGCCTCCCCGGTCAATCAGGGCCTGTTCCTGCGCCGCTTCCTCACGATCGCCAAGGAACGCAACCTCGACTATTTCGTGATCGAGGCCTTCGACCAGCCCTGGAAGATGCAGGTCGAAGGCGGCGTCGGCGCCTACTGGGGCATCTTCGACGCCGACCGCCACCTCAAGCCCGCGCTCGACGGCGTGCTGATGAACCGGCCGGACTGGCCGTGGCTGTCGCTGGCGACGCTCGCCATCGGCCTGCCCTTCGTGCTCTGGCTGCTGCGCCAGGAGCTGGGGCTCAAGCGCCGCGGCCGCCTGTTCCTCGCCATCCTGGCCCAGGGCGCCGTTTCCGCCACCGTCTGGATCTATGCCGCCTATTCCGGCCTCTACCTGACCGACCTCGATATCGGCGTGCTGAGCGTGATCGCGCCGGCGACGCTGCTCCTGCTCGGCATCTTCCTGACCGAGGGCATCGAGATGGTCGAATGCCTCTGGCGCGGCTCCTCGCACCGGCGCCTGGCGCCCCCGGCGCTGCCCGCCGACGCGCCCCTGCCGATGGTCTCGATCCATGTTCCCTGCCGCAACGAGCCGGCCGACATGATGATCCGCACCATCAAGGCGCTGGAGCGGCTCGACTACCCGAACTACGAAGTCCTCATCATCGACAACAACTCGACCGACGACAGCTGCTGGCAGCCCGTCGAGGTCTATTGCCGCAATCTCGGCCCCAACATCCGCTTCTTCCACCTGCCGAAATGGCCGGGCTTCAAGGCGGGCGCGCTCAATTTCGCGCTGGCCCACACCAACCCCGAGGCCCAGATCGTCGCCACCATCGACAGCGACTACGAGGTCAGCCGCGAGTGGCTGAAGGACCTGGTCGGCCATTTCTCCGATCCGCAGGTGGCCCTGGTCCAGGCGCCTCAGGACTATCGCGACGGCAAGGACGACATCTTCAAGCGGCTCTGCTTCTGGGAGTATGCCGGCTTCTTCCATCTCGGCATGAAGAGCCGGGACGAGCACAACGCCATCATCCAGCACGGCACCATGGCGCTGATCCGCAAGGCGGCGCTGGAGCGCGTCGGCGGCTGGGCCGAATGGTGCATCACCGAGGATGCCGAGCTGGGCCTGCGCCTGTTCGAGGCCGGCTATCGGGCGGTCTATACCGAGAAGAGCTACGGCAAGGGCCTGATGCCCGACAGCTTCGACGCCTTCCGCAAGCAGCGCTATCGCTGGGCCTACGGCGCGATGCAGATCATGAAGACCCATTGGCGCGAGCTTCTGCCCTGGGGCGAGCGCAAGCTCACCCGCGCCCAGCGCTACCAGTTCGTCGCCGGCTGGCTGCCCTGGATCGCCGACGGCTTCCAGCTCCTGTTCGTGGCGCTGGCCCTGGTCTGGACCGCGGGCATGATCCTGCTGCCGCAGTTCATCGAGCCGCCGCTGACCCTGTTCCTCATCGTCACGCTCGGCATGTTCGCCTTCAAGGTGGGCAAGTCGCTCTGGCTCTATACCCAGCGCGTGCCTTGCACCCTGCTCGAGCGGCTGGGTGCCTCGCTCGCGGGCCTGGCGCTCGCCCACACCGTCGCCAAGGCGGTCTGGCGCGGCACCTTCACCGCCAACCTGCCCTTCATGCGCACGCCCAAGCTGGAGAACCAGCCGGCCTTCATCCGCGGCCTGCTTGCCGCCTGGGAGGAGACGCTGATCGCGGCCCTCCTGATCGGCTCGGGCGTCCTCATCATGATGACACGCGGCGTGATCGAGCCGGCGGCCAAGCTCTGGGCCATGCTGCTCTTCGTGCAGGCCCTGCCCTTCGCCACGGCCCTGCTGCTTTCCATGATCAACGCCCTGCCGCTCGGGCAGCGCCGGCGCGTGTCGCTGCCGATGGCGGCCGCGGAGCAGGCCAAGTCGCCTGCCGCCGAGTAA
- a CDS encoding c-type cytochrome — protein MLGLALVLLSGAVPARADSAADADQVARGAYLFAAGGCGACHTDTKHGGAVLGGGVALDTPFGRFYTPNISADPDHGIGRWSETDFLRALQQGIAPDGRYYYPAFPYTAYSKARPEDLLAIRAYILSLPPVTAASKPHELSFPFSWRSLLGVWRVMNFTAGPVWTDDPGRDASWNRGGYLVEALGHCAECHTPRGMLGGLERDLAYSGTAAAPGGGKVPNITPDPETGIGGWSKEQVIALLKDGALPDFDYVGDGMGEVVSENTSKLTDEDRAAMADYLMSLPPIRNDAAKATQPGY, from the coding sequence ATGCTGGGGCTGGCGCTTGTCCTGCTGTCCGGGGCGGTTCCCGCCCGGGCCGACAGTGCCGCCGATGCGGACCAGGTCGCGCGCGGCGCCTATCTCTTCGCCGCCGGCGGCTGCGGCGCCTGCCATACTGATACCAAGCATGGCGGGGCGGTTCTCGGCGGTGGCGTCGCGCTCGATACACCCTTCGGCCGCTTCTACACGCCCAACATCAGCGCCGATCCCGACCATGGCATCGGCCGCTGGTCGGAAACCGATTTCCTGCGCGCCCTGCAGCAGGGCATCGCACCGGACGGCCGCTACTATTATCCGGCCTTCCCCTATACCGCCTACAGCAAGGCCAGGCCCGAGGATCTGCTCGCCATCCGCGCCTATATCCTCTCCCTGCCGCCGGTGACGGCCGCGAGCAAGCCGCATGAGTTGAGCTTCCCCTTCAGCTGGCGTTCGCTTCTGGGCGTCTGGCGCGTGATGAACTTCACCGCCGGCCCGGTCTGGACCGACGATCCGGGCCGCGATGCCTCGTGGAATCGCGGCGGCTATCTGGTCGAGGCGCTTGGCCATTGCGCCGAATGCCATACGCCGCGCGGAATGCTGGGCGGGCTCGAACGGGACCTGGCCTATTCCGGGACCGCCGCGGCGCCCGGCGGCGGCAAGGTCCCGAACATCACGCCCGATCCCGAAACCGGCATCGGCGGCTGGTCGAAGGAGCAGGTCATCGCCCTCCTGAAGGACGGCGCCCTGCCGGATTTCGATTATGTGGGCGACGGCATGGGCGAGGTGGTGAGCGAGAACACCAGCAAGCTCACCGACGAGGATCGCGCCGCCATGGCCGATTACCTGATGTCGCTGCCGCCGATCCGGAACGACGCGGCGAAGGCGACGCAGCCCGGCTATTGA